Proteins found in one Desulfovibrio porci genomic segment:
- the murD gene encoding UDP-N-acetylmuramoyl-L-alanine--D-glutamate ligase: MALEKTRGRRIQIGELAVVVGAGRSGLAAARLLSREGARVRLLDRNTAALSPEQAASLQKLGVDVQLGEHSPEQFEHAAFVVPSPGMPVAKLAQYLGGACEGAPEVLAEMELAWRYLNDEPVLAVTGTSGKTTTASLAAAMLQAQGYTVFLGGNIGTPLSEYVLSGRKADVLVLEISSFQLQACSTFCPRAGVLLNITPNHLDYHKDMAEYTEAKFRLFRCQDEGDLAVLGADLQELARGFNLRARQVWVRESERFPQSGLLGAHNKFNEEAAWQACRFFGVSEANAARAVARFKPLPHRLELVRERGGVLYVNDSKCTTVSSLKVALQAFDRPLRLLCGGKFKGGDLAALGGLVRERVREVALFGASREHFEKAWRDLAPLRWHPTLEEAVRALAASAKEGDVVLLAPATSSFDLYDNYMARGDDFKRIVSELA, encoded by the coding sequence ATGGCGCTGGAAAAGACGCGCGGCAGACGCATACAGATCGGTGAACTGGCGGTGGTTGTGGGAGCCGGGCGCTCCGGCCTGGCTGCGGCCCGGCTGTTGAGCCGGGAGGGCGCGCGGGTGCGCCTGCTGGACCGCAATACCGCCGCGCTTTCGCCGGAACAGGCCGCCTCCCTGCAAAAACTGGGCGTGGACGTGCAGTTGGGCGAGCACAGCCCGGAACAGTTCGAGCACGCGGCCTTTGTGGTGCCCAGCCCCGGCATGCCGGTGGCGAAGCTGGCGCAATATCTGGGCGGCGCTTGCGAGGGCGCGCCGGAAGTGCTGGCCGAAATGGAGCTGGCCTGGCGCTATCTGAACGACGAGCCCGTGCTGGCCGTCACCGGCACCAGCGGCAAGACCACCACGGCCTCCCTGGCCGCCGCCATGCTCCAGGCGCAGGGCTATACGGTCTTTCTGGGCGGCAATATCGGCACGCCCCTTTCGGAATACGTGCTCTCGGGCCGCAAGGCCGACGTGCTGGTGCTGGAGATTTCCAGCTTCCAACTGCAGGCCTGCTCCACCTTCTGCCCGCGTGCTGGCGTGCTGCTGAACATCACGCCCAACCATCTGGATTACCACAAGGACATGGCCGAATACACGGAAGCCAAATTCCGTCTGTTCCGTTGCCAGGACGAGGGCGACCTGGCCGTACTGGGCGCGGATCTGCAGGAACTGGCGCGCGGCTTCAATCTCAGGGCCCGTCAGGTCTGGGTGCGTGAAAGCGAACGCTTCCCCCAGAGTGGCCTTTTGGGCGCGCACAATAAATTCAATGAAGAGGCGGCATGGCAGGCCTGCCGCTTTTTCGGCGTCAGCGAAGCCAATGCCGCCCGCGCGGTGGCCCGTTTCAAGCCGTTGCCGCACCGTCTGGAACTGGTGCGGGAGCGCGGGGGCGTGCTGTACGTCAATGATTCCAAATGCACCACGGTTTCTTCCCTCAAGGTCGCCTTGCAGGCTTTTGACCGTCCTTTGCGGCTGCTCTGCGGCGGCAAGTTCAAGGGAGGCGATCTGGCGGCTCTGGGCGGTCTGGTCCGGGAGCGGGTCAGGGAAGTGGCCCTGTTCGGCGCAAGCCGGGAGCATTTTGAAAAGGCCTGGCGTGATCTTGCGCCTCTGCGCTGGCATCCGACTCTGGAAGAAGCCGTGCGCGCCCTGGCCGCGTCAGCGAAGGAGGGGGACGTGGTATTGCTGGCCCCGGCCACGTCCAGTTTTGATCTTTACGATAATTATATGGCCCGTGGCGATGATTTCAAACGCATTGTGAGCGAACTGGCATGA
- the mraY gene encoding phospho-N-acetylmuramoyl-pentapeptide-transferase, producing MFYNFLAPLASEWTLFNVFRYISFRSMAALITALVLSIFIGPRFIAWLRRLKCGQYIHEDVAAHAAKAGTPTMGGLLMLFTLGVSLLLWADLTNPYIWQTFFVFAGFGAVGLWDDLSKLRHHKNKGISAKAKFGGQILVAFVAMWLLADNPSYSSKLIIPFIKEWTPDLGWFYVPFGMFVMVAASNAVNLTDGLDGLAIGPSIVACLVFSIFIYITGNARFSGYLLVPYMPGVGEVTVFCAALVGAGLGFLWFNAYPAQVFMGDVGSLSIGGVLGYLALLCKQELVLAVVGGLFVAETLSVILQVGYFRWTGGKRIFRMAPLHHHFELKGVPESKIIIRFWITSILLGLVALSVLKLR from the coding sequence ATGTTTTATAATTTTCTGGCCCCGCTCGCATCGGAATGGACGCTGTTCAACGTCTTCCGCTATATTTCTTTCCGCTCCATGGCGGCCCTGATCACGGCTCTGGTGCTTTCCATCTTCATCGGGCCGCGCTTCATCGCCTGGCTGCGCCGCCTGAAATGCGGCCAGTACATCCACGAGGACGTGGCGGCGCACGCGGCCAAGGCGGGCACGCCGACCATGGGCGGCCTGCTGATGCTCTTCACGCTGGGCGTCAGTCTGCTGCTCTGGGCCGATCTGACCAATCCCTATATCTGGCAGACCTTTTTCGTTTTCGCGGGCTTCGGTGCCGTGGGTCTCTGGGATGATCTTTCCAAACTGCGCCACCACAAGAACAAGGGCATTTCCGCCAAAGCCAAATTCGGCGGGCAGATTCTGGTGGCCTTCGTGGCCATGTGGCTGCTGGCGGACAATCCTTCTTACAGCAGCAAGCTGATCATCCCCTTCATCAAGGAATGGACTCCGGATCTGGGCTGGTTTTATGTGCCCTTCGGCATGTTCGTCATGGTGGCGGCTTCCAATGCCGTGAACCTCACCGACGGTCTGGATGGGCTGGCCATAGGACCTTCCATTGTGGCCTGTCTGGTCTTTTCCATTTTCATTTACATCACGGGCAACGCGCGCTTTTCCGGCTATCTGCTGGTGCCCTACATGCCCGGCGTGGGCGAGGTGACGGTTTTCTGCGCGGCCCTGGTGGGCGCGGGTCTGGGCTTTTTGTGGTTCAACGCCTATCCGGCCCAGGTCTTCATGGGCGACGTGGGTTCGCTCTCCATCGGCGGAGTGCTGGGCTATCTGGCCCTGCTCTGCAAACAGGAACTGGTCCTGGCCGTGGTGGGCGGCCTGTTCGTGGCCGAAACCCTGTCCGTGATCCTGCAGGTGGGTTACTTCCGCTGGACGGGCGGCAAGCGGATTTTTCGCATGGCGCCGCTGCACCACCATTTTGAACTCAAGGGCGTGCCGGAATCCAAGATTATCATCCGCTTCTGGATTACGTCCATTTTGCTGGGGCTGGTGGCATTGTCGGTCCTGAAACTGCGCTAG
- a CDS encoding UDP-N-acetylmuramoyl-tripeptide--D-alanyl-D-alanine ligase, whose product MRLSTTEMAAHLGLTGAAAPAGEALASRVVTDSREARPGALFVCVPGERVDGHDFAARAVEQGATAVLASRPLPDPGVPVLLVEDTVRALGQLAALWRGKTRAKVVCVTGTAGKTTLKEALAQVLALRGKTARTAMNHNNQIGMPCAVLNTDGDEDFWVMEAGISHAGDMDELAPVLRPDLGLILNVGPGHTEGLGDRGVPWHKARLLAYLAEGGRGLVSADYPELVREAMASGAKLHFFSAADQRTAYRAAWLGSAPADGNAADGAPERGLYRLWLDGETCDVITPFQGAYGAENSIATAAAAHLLGLSAAEIAEGLARTRLPVQRFNRSRLGAWELIDDTYNANPLSMRRMLDAAAGQARGRTFVPVLGEMGELGAVAEAMHEELGRHLADLKPTAVFWKGGHADEVRAGLAHGGYGGPWLIVDGPESFMAAWKEFARHGGLEEKRGGLLLFKGSRFNRLETLLTAFREGNADMTETETRECGEGESGHVL is encoded by the coding sequence TTGCGCCTGAGCACTACGGAAATGGCGGCCCACCTGGGCCTGACGGGCGCGGCGGCTCCGGCCGGGGAAGCGCTGGCTTCCCGCGTGGTTACGGACAGCCGTGAGGCCCGCCCCGGCGCGCTTTTTGTCTGCGTGCCGGGCGAACGGGTGGACGGCCACGATTTCGCGGCCAGGGCCGTGGAGCAGGGCGCGACGGCCGTGCTGGCCTCACGCCCACTGCCTGATCCGGGCGTGCCCGTGCTTCTGGTGGAAGACACGGTCCGGGCTCTGGGGCAGCTGGCGGCGCTCTGGCGCGGCAAAACCAGGGCCAAAGTGGTGTGCGTCACGGGCACGGCGGGCAAGACCACGCTCAAGGAAGCTCTGGCCCAGGTGCTGGCCCTGCGCGGCAAAACCGCGCGCACCGCCATGAACCACAATAATCAGATCGGCATGCCCTGCGCCGTGCTGAATACCGACGGGGATGAGGATTTCTGGGTCATGGAGGCCGGCATCAGTCACGCGGGCGACATGGACGAACTGGCCCCGGTGCTGCGCCCGGATCTGGGCCTGATTCTCAATGTGGGCCCTGGCCACACCGAAGGTCTGGGCGACAGGGGCGTGCCCTGGCACAAGGCTCGTTTACTGGCCTACCTGGCTGAAGGCGGCCGGGGGCTGGTCAGCGCGGACTACCCGGAGCTGGTGCGCGAGGCCATGGCCTCTGGCGCGAAACTGCATTTTTTCAGTGCCGCTGATCAGCGCACGGCCTATCGCGCCGCCTGGCTGGGTTCCGCGCCCGCTGACGGCAACGCGGCTGACGGCGCGCCGGAGCGCGGCCTGTACCGACTTTGGCTGGACGGCGAGACGTGTGACGTGATTACGCCTTTCCAGGGCGCTTACGGCGCGGAAAACAGCATCGCCACAGCCGCGGCCGCCCATCTGCTGGGCCTGAGCGCGGCGGAGATCGCCGAAGGACTCGCCAGGACCCGTTTGCCGGTCCAGCGCTTCAACCGCAGCCGTCTGGGCGCGTGGGAACTCATTGACGACACCTACAACGCCAATCCGTTGTCCATGCGGCGCATGCTGGACGCCGCGGCCGGGCAGGCGCGCGGCCGAACCTTTGTGCCCGTGCTGGGCGAAATGGGCGAGCTGGGCGCGGTGGCCGAGGCCATGCACGAGGAATTGGGGCGGCATCTGGCGGATCTCAAACCAACTGCCGTGTTCTGGAAGGGCGGGCACGCGGACGAAGTACGCGCCGGACTGGCTCACGGGGGCTATGGCGGCCCCTGGCTGATTGTGGACGGGCCTGAATCCTTTATGGCAGCCTGGAAAGAATTTGCGCGCCACGGCGGGCTGGAGGAAAAACGCGGCGGTCTGCTGCTTTTCAAGGGCTCGCGCTTCAACCGGCTGGAAACATTGCTGACGGCTTTTCGGGAAGGGAATGCGGATATGACGGAGACGGAAACGCGGGAATGCGGAGAAGGGGAGAGCGGGCATGTTTTATAA
- a CDS encoding UDP-N-acetylmuramoyl-L-alanyl-D-glutamate--2,6-diaminopimelate ligase has product MQRDFAALLETCRRGGVEVRSDSRAVARGDIFVAVPGVNEDGARFIPAAVEAGAAVVVCRPGGPEQAAARNSVQAGGCRVVHHDDPREALWRLAEARWHTDDLHIKVLAVTGTNGKTTSTYLLERLFTDAGHKVGVLGTVSYRWPGHSEVAPLTTPDPLKVHSMLARMDAVGVDVAVMEVSSHAIDQQRVCGVPFAGAALTNLTQDHLDFHKDMESYFKTKAKLFLELPKAEKAMAVNADDPWGRRLLELCPRALSFGLQQGPPRRRHLWGELLSAGTGGCHLRMHLEGRTWELRSPLVGAFNASNLLTVQALALETGLDPEQFTALESFTGVCGRLERVDNPQGLSVFVDYAHTPDALVNVLKALRGAGFKRIITVFGCGGNRDRSKRPLMGEAVARYADVAVLTSDNPRFEEPEAILQDVLPGLREAREVLVEVDRRAATAKALDMLDKDGALLIAGKGHEDYQIIQGVKHHYSDQEVVRELLHCA; this is encoded by the coding sequence ATGCAGCGGGATTTTGCGGCTCTTCTGGAGACATGTCGCCGTGGCGGCGTGGAAGTGCGTTCGGATTCGCGCGCCGTGGCGCGGGGCGACATTTTTGTGGCCGTGCCCGGCGTCAATGAGGACGGAGCGCGTTTCATCCCCGCCGCCGTGGAGGCCGGAGCCGCCGTGGTGGTCTGCCGCCCCGGCGGGCCGGAGCAAGCCGCCGCCCGGAATTCCGTGCAGGCCGGAGGCTGCCGGGTGGTGCACCACGACGATCCGCGCGAGGCCCTCTGGCGGCTGGCCGAGGCCCGCTGGCACACGGATGACCTGCACATCAAGGTTCTGGCCGTCACCGGCACCAACGGCAAGACCACCAGCACCTATCTGCTGGAACGCCTGTTCACGGACGCCGGACACAAGGTGGGCGTGCTGGGCACGGTGAGCTATCGCTGGCCGGGCCACAGCGAAGTGGCGCCCCTGACCACGCCGGACCCCCTGAAAGTGCATTCCATGCTGGCCCGGATGGACGCGGTGGGCGTGGACGTGGCCGTGATGGAGGTGTCCTCCCACGCCATCGACCAGCAGCGGGTCTGCGGCGTGCCTTTCGCGGGCGCGGCGCTCACCAATCTGACCCAGGACCACCTTGATTTCCACAAGGACATGGAAAGCTATTTCAAGACCAAGGCCAAGCTTTTCCTGGAACTGCCCAAGGCCGAAAAGGCCATGGCCGTCAATGCCGACGATCCCTGGGGCCGCCGCCTGCTGGAACTCTGCCCGCGCGCGCTGTCTTTCGGCCTGCAACAGGGGCCGCCCCGGCGGAGGCATCTCTGGGGCGAGCTGCTCTCCGCCGGAACCGGCGGCTGCCATCTGCGCATGCATCTGGAGGGCCGGACCTGGGAACTGCGTTCTCCTCTGGTGGGCGCGTTCAACGCTTCCAATCTGCTGACCGTACAGGCTTTGGCTCTGGAAACGGGTCTGGATCCGGAACAGTTCACGGCCCTGGAGAGTTTTACCGGCGTCTGCGGCAGGCTGGAGCGGGTGGATAATCCCCAGGGGCTGAGCGTCTTTGTGGATTACGCCCATACCCCGGACGCCCTGGTCAATGTGCTCAAGGCGTTGCGCGGCGCGGGCTTCAAGCGGATCATCACGGTCTTCGGCTGCGGCGGCAACCGTGACCGCAGCAAGCGCCCGCTCATGGGCGAGGCTGTGGCGCGCTATGCGGACGTGGCCGTGCTGACCTCGGACAATCCGCGCTTCGAAGAGCCGGAAGCCATCCTGCAGGATGTGCTGCCGGGCCTCAGAGAGGCGCGTGAAGTGCTGGTGGAAGTGGACCGCCGCGCGGCAACGGCCAAGGCGCTGGATATGCTGGACAAGGACGGAGCGCTTTTGATCGCCGGCAAGGGGCATGAGGATTATCAGATCATTCAGGGTGTCAAGCACCACTACAGCGATCAGGAAGTGGTGCGGGAGTTGTTGCATTGCGCCTGA
- a CDS encoding penicillin-binding transpeptidase domain-containing protein produces MFKFTSRKRNRPGYTPRREKISRVTRNPRAGKSPSTRTAWLDKVDWGRLRINVVVCIFCLLWVGLWGRAWYLQMVEGPRLADRARRQHMASELVTGRRGMIYDRNGQVLARSVEARSVYAKPQDVEDFLVMANTLGPILGMEPQKLYDELSKTKRRFVWLKRKVDDYTAEAVRKANLAGIGLSKEYDRVYPFKHMAGQLLGFVGLDDKGLEGIERSLEARLGCIPTRQIVQRDAMGRRFYLHEEGQTEPRGQDLTLTIDVQMQFIAEEAVARAARDYDARWSGALVVDVPTGDILAWAQYPFFNPNTYRESSPLIYRNRLAADALEPGSTFKPFVMAAALQERKVTPNTLIDCERGKWVSKNFTIRDTSNQGMLPASKVLRYSSNIGMAKIGLTLGAPLFHKYLHALGFGERTSVPVSESRGILRIPRDWSEVDLMSTAFGQSISVTGLQMAQGYLTLLNHGVYKPLRLIREEGSVEEPHERIFSEKTTREVMDMMRDVVEESDGTGKRARIAGVEVAGKTGTAQKADHRAGTYGNKRLASFVGFLPADRPRYLILVMVDEPSRNQFGGVVAAPVFKEIAGRALTYTGILSETKVAEAAGGSNAGPAAGRQRGLKLAGLDVPYLVKTADAPQRAPVMQLPGHLAKAGSRVPDVMGKSVRNAVELFARAGVVPELKGSGSRVVRQSPPAGAAWPEDGTSVDYILWLSER; encoded by the coding sequence ATGTTCAAGTTCACGTCACGCAAACGCAACCGGCCGGGCTATACGCCCCGGCGCGAGAAGATCTCGCGCGTTACCCGCAACCCCAGGGCCGGAAAGAGTCCGAGCACCCGTACAGCCTGGCTGGACAAGGTGGACTGGGGGCGTTTGCGCATCAACGTGGTGGTCTGCATTTTTTGTCTGCTCTGGGTAGGGCTCTGGGGACGGGCCTGGTATCTGCAGATGGTGGAAGGCCCGCGCCTGGCCGACCGCGCCCGCCGCCAGCACATGGCTTCCGAATTGGTCACCGGCCGCCGGGGCATGATCTACGACCGCAACGGCCAGGTGCTGGCCCGTAGCGTCGAGGCCCGTTCGGTTTACGCCAAGCCGCAGGACGTGGAAGATTTTCTGGTCATGGCCAACACGTTGGGGCCGATTCTCGGCATGGAGCCCCAGAAGCTCTATGATGAGCTTTCCAAGACCAAACGCCGTTTCGTCTGGCTCAAGCGCAAGGTGGACGACTACACCGCCGAGGCCGTGCGCAAGGCCAACCTTGCCGGCATCGGCCTGTCCAAGGAATATGACAGGGTCTATCCTTTCAAGCACATGGCCGGGCAGTTGCTGGGCTTTGTGGGCCTTGACGACAAAGGCCTGGAGGGCATTGAGCGCTCTCTGGAGGCCCGGCTGGGCTGCATCCCCACCCGCCAGATCGTGCAGCGCGACGCCATGGGCCGCCGCTTTTACCTGCATGAGGAAGGCCAGACAGAGCCGCGCGGCCAGGATCTGACCCTGACCATCGACGTGCAGATGCAGTTCATCGCCGAAGAGGCCGTGGCCCGCGCCGCCCGCGATTACGACGCCCGCTGGAGCGGAGCGCTGGTCGTGGACGTGCCGACGGGCGACATTCTGGCCTGGGCGCAGTACCCCTTCTTCAATCCCAACACCTATCGGGAGTCCTCGCCGCTGATCTACCGCAACCGCCTGGCCGCCGACGCGCTGGAACCCGGCTCCACCTTCAAGCCCTTTGTGATGGCCGCCGCCCTGCAGGAGCGCAAGGTCACGCCCAATACGCTCATTGACTGCGAACGCGGCAAGTGGGTCAGCAAAAATTTCACCATCCGCGACACGTCCAATCAGGGAATGCTGCCCGCCAGCAAGGTGCTGCGCTATTCCTCCAATATCGGCATGGCCAAGATCGGCCTGACGCTGGGCGCGCCTCTGTTCCACAAATACCTGCACGCGCTCGGTTTCGGCGAGAGGACCAGCGTGCCCGTCTCCGAAAGCCGGGGCATTTTGCGCATCCCCCGCGACTGGAGCGAAGTGGACCTGATGTCCACCGCCTTCGGGCAGAGCATTTCTGTCACGGGTCTGCAAATGGCGCAGGGGTATCTGACCCTGCTGAACCACGGCGTCTACAAACCCCTGCGCCTGATCCGGGAAGAGGGCAGTGTGGAAGAGCCGCACGAGCGCATTTTCAGCGAGAAAACCACACGTGAAGTCATGGACATGATGCGCGACGTGGTGGAGGAGAGCGACGGCACGGGCAAACGCGCGCGCATCGCGGGCGTGGAAGTGGCCGGAAAAACCGGCACGGCCCAGAAGGCCGACCATCGCGCGGGCACCTACGGCAACAAACGGCTGGCCTCCTTTGTGGGCTTTTTACCGGCGGACAGGCCTCGCTATCTGATTTTGGTCATGGTGGACGAACCTTCGCGCAACCAGTTCGGCGGCGTGGTGGCCGCGCCCGTGTTCAAGGAAATCGCGGGCCGTGCCCTGACCTATACCGGCATTCTTTCCGAAACCAAGGTGGCTGAGGCCGCGGGCGGATCGAACGCCGGTCCGGCGGCCGGGCGTCAGCGCGGGCTCAAGCTGGCGGGCCTGGACGTGCCCTATCTGGTTAAAACCGCCGATGCCCCGCAACGCGCGCCGGTCATGCAACTGCCCGGCCATCTGGCCAAGGCGGGCAGCCGGGTGCCCGACGTCATGGGCAAATCCGTGCGCAACGCGGTGGAGCTGTTCGCCCGCGCGGGCGTGGTACCGGAACTCAAGGGTTCGGGCAGCCGGGTGGTGCGCCAGAGCCCGCCCGCCGGAGCGGCCTGGCCCGAGGACGGCACGAGCGTGGACTATATTCTTTGGCTGTCGGAGAGGTAA
- the rsmH gene encoding 16S rRNA (cytosine(1402)-N(4))-methyltransferase RsmH: protein MAHVMQDTEEHAPARHVPVLPAETLEALAPRAGGRYLDGTLGLGGHAAAVLSAAPGSELCGLDRDEQALALARERLAPFDGRAHFFHCRYSRFAEALKELQWDKVDGALLDIGVSSLQLDENGRGFSFYGDGPLDMRMDQHSGELSAWHWVNRESFARLKECIATLGEEPQAGRIARVIVEARQKAPIDSTAELAALVEKAYPPAWRAKARRHPATRTFQALRMAVNDELGELRRFLDEILAWLPVGGRLAVITFHSLEDRMVKQAMRRWAEGCRCPRHVPVCVCRHQPEVRILHKKPVQAGPDELAVNPRAGSAKLRAVEKIAEASA from the coding sequence ATGGCGCATGTGATGCAGGATACGGAAGAACACGCGCCGGCGCGCCATGTGCCGGTGCTCCCCGCCGAAACGCTGGAGGCTCTGGCCCCCCGCGCGGGCGGCCGTTATCTGGACGGCACGCTGGGACTGGGCGGGCATGCCGCCGCCGTGCTGTCCGCCGCGCCGGGCAGTGAGCTCTGCGGCCTGGACCGGGACGAGCAGGCCCTGGCCCTGGCCCGCGAACGGCTGGCCCCTTTTGACGGGCGGGCGCATTTTTTCCACTGCCGTTACAGTCGGTTCGCCGAGGCTCTGAAAGAACTTCAGTGGGACAAGGTGGATGGCGCGCTGCTGGACATCGGTGTGTCTTCCCTCCAACTGGACGAAAACGGGCGCGGTTTCAGTTTTTACGGCGACGGGCCGCTGGACATGCGCATGGATCAGCATTCCGGCGAACTGTCGGCCTGGCACTGGGTCAACCGCGAGAGTTTCGCCCGGCTCAAGGAATGTATCGCCACCCTGGGCGAGGAGCCGCAGGCCGGGCGCATCGCCCGGGTCATTGTGGAAGCCAGGCAGAAAGCGCCCATCGACAGCACGGCGGAACTGGCCGCCCTGGTGGAAAAAGCCTATCCGCCCGCGTGGCGGGCCAAGGCCCGTCGGCATCCGGCCACCCGTACTTTCCAGGCTCTGCGCATGGCCGTCAATGATGAGCTGGGCGAACTGCGGCGTTTTCTGGATGAGATTCTAGCCTGGCTGCCCGTGGGCGGACGTCTGGCGGTGATCACCTTTCATTCCCTGGAAGACCGCATGGTCAAGCAGGCCATGCGCCGCTGGGCCGAGGGCTGCCGTTGCCCCCGGCACGTGCCGGTCTGCGTCTGCCGGCATCAGCCGGAAGTGCGCATCCTGCACAAAAAACCGGTGCAGGCCGGGCCGGACGAACTGGCCGTCAACCCGCGCGCCGGCAGCGCAAAGCTGCGCGCTGTGGAAAAAATCGCCGAGGCCTCGGCCTGA
- a CDS encoding division/cell wall cluster transcriptional repressor MraZ: MLPPEYREALCAGSADGEDGESTGTFWLTAFYGRLVAYLPADWDAVTEQLSRIRIPSPKLSHFKTKVMGLAQELTPDPQGRIRIPQALMREAGLQKDVMLVGMLNKFEIWDQKRFDALQLEDVSEELAASGVDISL; this comes from the coding sequence ATGCTGCCTCCGGAATACCGTGAGGCGCTTTGTGCGGGTTCGGCGGACGGTGAAGACGGCGAAAGCACGGGCACGTTCTGGCTGACCGCCTTTTACGGCCGCTTGGTGGCCTACCTGCCCGCCGACTGGGATGCCGTCACCGAGCAGTTGAGCCGCATCCGCATCCCTTCGCCCAAACTGTCCCACTTCAAAACCAAGGTCATGGGCCTGGCGCAGGAACTGACCCCGGACCCGCAGGGCCGGATACGCATTCCGCAGGCTCTTATGCGCGAAGCCGGGTTGCAGAAGGACGTCATGCTGGTGGGCATGCTCAACAAGTTTGAGATCTGGGATCAGAAGCGCTTTGACGCGCTGCAACTTGAGGATGTGTCCGAAGAGCTGGCGGCCAGCGGCGTGGATATTTCTTTGTGA
- the pyk gene encoding pyruvate kinase has protein sequence MRTKIVATIGPASNSKEKLKALAEAGVSVFRLNFSHGGASDFVNIIKYIREVEEELGRPITIMQDLSGPKIRLGVVPENTIQVSKGMRLLLGPSARRVAELPYLPFDHDVILESLEPGDRMVLADGGLQFIVRERRSDGLVLLEADNAGLVTSRKGLALPGKATKVRALTGKDKKDLADGLQLGVDAVAISYVQTADDVREAKALIAAAGRHVPVVVKLERQSAVDNLAEILQETDIVMVARGDLGVECPLPQLPALQKRIISACNKASKPVIVATQMLLSMVNSPAPTRAETTDVANAVLDGADCVMLSEETAMGNFPVETVRYMRKITNEAEKLLLNHRKLEEPDGDKGIPEFLAFSACLLADKAHAQAIVSHSLSGGSARQVSARRPPQRIYALTPDPVTIKALNFVWGITPVFVDKPEAEPSHLIRAEEFIHGSPDFKANDCAVITAGQLKGSSATPRGTNLVKIYWK, from the coding sequence ATGAGAACAAAAATCGTCGCCACCATTGGTCCGGCTTCCAACAGCAAAGAAAAACTCAAAGCGCTGGCCGAGGCCGGCGTCAGCGTGTTCCGGCTCAATTTTTCCCACGGCGGCGCTTCCGACTTCGTCAACATCATCAAATACATCCGCGAGGTCGAAGAGGAACTGGGACGGCCCATCACCATCATGCAGGACCTTTCCGGGCCCAAGATCCGTCTGGGCGTGGTGCCGGAAAACACCATTCAGGTCAGCAAGGGCATGCGGCTTTTGCTGGGCCCCAGCGCCCGGCGCGTGGCCGAGCTGCCCTATCTGCCCTTTGACCACGACGTCATTCTGGAAAGCCTGGAGCCGGGCGACCGCATGGTGCTGGCCGACGGCGGCCTGCAATTCATTGTGCGGGAGCGCCGCTCCGACGGTCTGGTGTTGCTGGAGGCCGACAACGCGGGTCTGGTGACCTCGCGCAAGGGTCTGGCCCTGCCCGGCAAGGCCACCAAGGTGCGCGCCCTCACCGGGAAGGACAAAAAAGATCTGGCCGACGGCCTGCAATTGGGCGTGGACGCGGTGGCCATCTCCTACGTGCAGACCGCCGACGACGTGCGCGAGGCCAAGGCGCTCATCGCGGCCGCCGGACGCCATGTGCCCGTGGTGGTCAAGCTGGAGCGCCAGAGCGCGGTGGACAATCTGGCCGAAATCCTTCAGGAGACGGACATTGTTATGGTGGCTCGCGGCGACCTGGGCGTGGAGTGCCCCCTGCCCCAGCTGCCCGCCCTGCAAAAGCGGATCATCAGCGCCTGCAACAAGGCCTCCAAGCCGGTCATCGTGGCTACCCAGATGCTGCTTTCCATGGTCAACAGCCCCGCGCCCACCCGCGCCGAGACCACGGACGTGGCCAACGCCGTACTGGATGGGGCCGACTGCGTGATGCTCTCCGAAGAAACGGCCATGGGCAACTTTCCGGTGGAAACCGTGCGCTATATGCGCAAAATCACCAACGAGGCCGAAAAGCTGCTGCTGAACCACCGGAAACTGGAAGAGCCGGACGGCGACAAGGGCATTCCCGAATTTCTGGCCTTCTCGGCCTGTCTGCTGGCCGACAAGGCCCACGCCCAAGCCATTGTCTCGCACAGTCTTTCCGGCGGTTCGGCCCGTCAGGTTTCCGCCCGCCGCCCGCCGCAGCGTATTTACGCCCTGACGCCGGATCCGGTGACCATCAAGGCCCTCAATTTCGTCTGGGGGATTACTCCTGTGTTTGTGGACAAGCCGGAAGCGGAGCCCAGCCACCTCATCCGGGCCGAGGAGTTCATCCACGGCAGCCCGGACTTCAAGGCCAATGACTGCGCTGTCATCACCGCCGGCCAGCTCAAGGGTTCCTCGGCCACGCCGCGCGGCACCAATCTCGTCAAGATCTACTGGAAGTGA